Proteins encoded in a region of the Solanum dulcamara chromosome 9, daSolDulc1.2, whole genome shotgun sequence genome:
- the LOC129903661 gene encoding uncharacterized protein LOC129903661: MDWLSAHHAVLDCYAKTITLSMLGIPLVVWQDSCTCTLVGVISFVWAWRLVESGFLAYLAYVRDNNREDPLVDSPPKVQEFRDVFSANLPGLPPDCDIDFTKDIESAFLGHVVYKGGIMKDPTNIEVIRDWAKPTFMDEIHSFIRLAGYYRHFFERFLTIAAPLTWLTCQERDLNSRQRRWIEHLKNYDLSILCHLRKANIVADALSQKEVSMAYVGGHSSLLDQIHNLQLEDKELLTL, translated from the exons atgGATTGGTTATCCGCTCACCATGCGGTCTTGGACtgctatgccaagaccattaccttatCCATGCTAGGTATTCCACTGGTGGTGTGGCAGGACTCTTGTACTTGCACGCTAGTTGGAGTGATCTCTTTTGTTTGGGCCTGGAGGTTAGTGGAAAGCGGATTTTTGGCATATTTGGCTTATGTTAGAGATAATAATAGGGAAGACCCTTTAGTTGATTCACCACCTAAAGTCCAAGAGTTTAGAGATGTGTTTTCTGCCAATCTACCTGGCCTCCCTCCTGATTGTGATATTGACTTCACAAAAGATATAGAGTCGG cattcttggggcacgtggtGTACAAGGGTGGTATTATGAAAGATCCGACGAACATAGAGGTTATTCGTGATTGGGCTAAACCCACCTTTATGGATGAGATTCATAGCTTCATCAGATTGGCAGGGTACTACAGGCACTTTTTTGAGAGGTTCCTTACAATAGCGGCACCTCTGACTTGGTTGACTTGCCAAGAG agggatcttaattccaGGCAGCGCCGCTGGATTGAGCACCTGAAGAACTATGATCTCTCTATTCTTTGCCATTTGAGaaaggcaaatatagtagcagatgccttgagcCAGAAAGAGGTGAGTATGG cctatgtgGGAGGTCATTCTTCTCTGTTGGATCAGATTCACAACCTTCAGTTAGAGGATAAGGAGTTACTTACACTTTGA